The genome window aataataattattataacttGCTCACTAGGTCTTGAACTCACAACCTCACCTTGCACATTGCTCTTATAGGAGGAGGTCTCATGCCTATATGCCACTTCCATAGATAAGACACTTACATAAATATGCTTCATTAGTTAGAATCAACATTTCTACCTTTTTCCGTTAATACTTAAAAGCATCTTATACCTATGATTTGAATATCTGGAGTCATCAATATATTCATGGCAGAATTGGACCTTAGATTGTAGATTCTGATTTTAAAAATTCTGCATTGTTTTTCAGCATAAAGCACAAATATCTTTTGATAACAGGCAAATTTCTGGTTATGTTACATACATGTTAGTACTTTCTTTCAGGTGCTTGATGACATCCTTGAGGGTCGTAAGGTTCCTTCCAAATTATCAAGGATATCAGTACATGTAAAGTCACAACTGCTGTCAACATATGCTCTTAATGATATCTTAATTGCACATCCATGTCCAGCAACACTCTCTCGGTTCTCATTCAAGTAAGGGTACCATtgttttgttgggggggggggggggggtgtaggGGCGGggcacaggaaaaaaaaaaaaaaacaccttttttcctttttttcctttctctctctcccaaaataattaaaaagaaatgtcTGTCTGCAGAATTAAGAGGGAGAACCAGCCATTTTCCCCTTTGGTAAACTGTCGATCAAGTGGTCTCAGAGTTTCAACAGCTTCTGGTTCAACTGCTGCAATGCTCTCAGCTGGTGGATTTCCGATGCCCATCTTATCTCAGGATCTCCAGTATATGGTAAGAGAACCAATTTCTCCTGGAGCAGCCTCTAGTTTGGTGCATGGATTAATCAAATCTGATCAGTATATTGAGACCACATGGTTCTCTAAAGAGGGTATGATATACATTGATGGTTCTCATGTTTGCTATTCTGTCCAAAATGGGGATACCATTGAAATATCTTCTAAAGCCCCAATTCTGAAAGTATTTTTGCCTCACCAATTATTATCACAGAACTATACACAGAAACATGAGTTGCATTTGCAAGACTAAAACATGGGTTGGTGACCTAAGCTACAAGTATTTAGCACTACAAGAATCCTGGATTGCTAAGAGAACCTGTTTTAATCCCATAGATCTGGTTTTTCTTCACATGATTGGAGCCATTGTACGGTATATAGTCCTGACTCTGTTAATATTCCTCTAGTGGACAAATATTGGGCCAATTTTAGTTCCCTCTTGAGATGGAAAGATGCTTCGGCTAGGCAGTAGGCACCCCCTTCAACGTGAGGCTGCTTTTTGGAAACATTGAAATCTGGACTTTGAGTTGTTTTTCTGTAAATTAGGGCCGATCTCTGTGGCATGGTCTGGACCTTGGAGCCTTGCCACATCTACCATGTCTGACATGAAAATTTATTCAGTTTGCTCTTACTCtagtaaatttaaaataaaataaaataaaataattatttttttcttagtgTTAAATGGATTTGATTATTGATGTTGAGTTTTTATATTCATAATGAAATTGTCTCCTTTAATTGATGAATGTGCCAtccagaaaaaaaaacaaaaaaaaaaacaaaaaacaaaaaacaaaaaacaaaaaacaaaaatctgtAGGGTTGATGAACCATGAAATGTTGCATTCAGTCCAATACAATTACTTGGAATTTTTGAAGAAACCAAATAATGTATTAAGACAAATCAAATAGTACAACCAAACTTTCATGAGTTTTAAACTTCAATCTATCAAATGCTATAAAACCAAAGATTGTGTTTGCAGCTAGTTGGTTTGTACAGTTTTTGAGTCTCTGTAAGGTATCCTATTCATTAACGTGATGGGATTGCGTgtatggttgtcaaaatcgcgatcTGAATCGTGGGATCGCACGATTTTACGATTTTACCTTACCAAAATGTTTAGGATTGCACTAGGATCATAAAAATAGTAGAATCATACGTAGGATCGTGTGGGATCATATAGGATTGAATGGAATCCTACTAAtcctaccaaaaacataaatttttggtttttttttttttatggggtaaattttttgttttgatgaagcataaagggtttttattttttcatgttgtgatggtatgactttttattatattttatttttataaaattatattaacttaaataaatgttttctagtttctagttcacttgtaatcaaaatgaaggAATGTTTCATCATTTCTAAATAAAGAATTTGATGTTGGCTTTGCTGCTTTTAAGctataatgttgttaaatttatttaatcaatatacaaatttgtgttctaatattactagaatatttttttatatataattttatcagttatgcttgtatttgtatattgattgattggtTTTTTTGAGCATGCTCTTTAATTGTTGCTGAGTagtataacttgaatagttgagtgtAAAATTATATCTTGATGTCTTTTACAGctctagtatacaaatatataatgtctacatagatgatgaTAATTAGTAATTTAGGATAATGGTTAAAAAAACCATAGAATGGGAATAATTAATTGTTCACTTCACCTTAATATTCAtattgtagttagctagtttccatttgctaacttattttgggtttcaaatttggaacttagaacttggaaaatattttctatatgttttgataaatatttggtatttggttgctaattaaacatttattaaactttttaaatacattgggtcaaaacttaaataaatttgtttcattagtATAGACTTAGCGATGTATGATATAtaaattacatcatatgatgcaaatcttagtttttttatggatgagtttataatttatgtgattattcaacatacTAAGTTattatcaatgtgttttttgctttaaatctgaaaatatatAAGATCTTACAATTCATGATCCGATTTTACGATCTACGATCCCACCTACCTTTAatgatcctacgtaggatcctgattttgacaaccttggttgTATGAGAAAATTGCAGTTAAACAAATATACTACTGATACTTCTGAAGAAATTCCTACCCTAACAATATGATGCTgggaataaaaacaaaaattaagaaaacaataaagaaagaaaagggagcCCATGAGTTCTAGCTCAAATAGCAAGAGGGTATTGTTTCGCTGTAAGAACTACATATTTTggaatttagattttagatgGCACATGATGGTTGGTtgaaaaattgttgcaatttcAGGCATTTGATAATCTGGGAAGCTTTTGATCATTCATGtacatctcttttatttttttaattagcgTTACAGTTTGTTTGCTAGGTCAGTCCCAACCTAATTCACCCTTTGCTCAACGTAATGAAAAaactgctattttttttaacgcTATTTGTATAACGTATGCAGCCCTAAAAATGCTAATTTTTGGCTCTTGGTTTTGATGGAAAATCCACACTCAAATTGTTCAAATCACCTAAAAAAGAAACCATTACCTACCAAATACAAAGCACAGCAGAGGGGGAAAAAGAACGAGGGATTACATGATACAAATGACATAAGCAGGAACAACAAATAGAGAATGAATAAGTAAAAAaagagggaggggggggggggtcggGGCTCTAAACAAATCTCGGTCTAAGTGTATGCTACAATATGTTTAAATATCAATTTGTAATTAGATTATAACACTTGCATAAGACCACCAAAAGTATTTAGTGAAAAAGTGGATTTGAGTACACCAACTAATTGACACTAACGCCCTActtgttttgaaataaaatattttaaacgtAAAATTataggtaaaatattttacgtgtaaaacattttcaaattttttttttttttttttttgataagtaacaaaaattttattaaaaaacaaaaaacagccAACCCAAGTAGATTGGAAATGTACTATGGGGGCATAAATCAATAACCAAGATTACAACGATCAAATAAAACAGGAagagaagaacaagaaaaatgaaaaaagaccACACTCCAATCGAGGAGAGTGTGTAAAAAAGAAGACTTAATCTCTAACATAGAGCGTTCACATCCTTCAAAGCTTCTAGTATTCCTTTCGTGCCAAATACACCATAACAAGCAATTAGGCACAATTCTCCACAACTCTATATTTCTATGTCGTCCAAACTTACCCTGCCAAGACTCAAACCACTTAATAATCTTTTgaggcataacccaatgaattccaaacaaacaaaacactaacgaccacaactcacaagcaatggggcaatgaagaagaagatgatccacTGACTCCCCACAATtcttacacatatagcaccaatcAAGAACTAGCACACGTCGTTTGCAAAGGTTATCTGTTGTTAAAATCTTACCTAAGGAAGCAGACCATGAAAAGAAAGCTACCCTTGGAGGAACCTTCGATTTCCAAATCATCTTCCAAGGGAAGGATAAGATGGTAGGAGggtagaaagaaagatagaatcCTCTAGCCTCAAAACCTCTATTCCTTGCTGGTTTCCAACACACCCAATCCAGACCCAATCCCTGTACCATTAAAGAGTAGACCATATCCATAAACAGATCAAAGGATTCTTGTTCCCAATCTTGTGGAGGACAACGAAATTTAGCATCCCAATGAATCCTCCCACCAGACCAACACATAACCTCCGCTACTGAAGAATCTTTTGTTCTACTAATACAATAAAGTTCCGAAAAAGCCTCTTAGAGAGTACAATCTCCACACCACACATgcttccaaaacttcactctagtacCATCCCCCACATCATACAGAAGTAGTTTAGAAAAACTCATCCAACCACTCCTATATGTCTCCACAAACTAACACCATAAGCACTAGTCACCTTTTTCATGCACCAACCACCCTAATCATTCCCATATTTCACCTCAATAACCCTCCTCCATAGAGCATCGTTCTTCATGCCATACCTCCATAACCATTTTCCTAACAAGGCGGAATTAAAACTCCTCAATCGTTTAATACCCAACCCTCCAACCTACAGCGGCTTACAAACCTGAGCCCAATTGACTGAGTGCAATTTAGAGTCACCATTAATACCACTCCACAGAAAATCTCGTTGTAACTTCTCCATATGATTTGCCAGCTTCCCAGGTAAAGGCAGAAGGGAAAGGAAGCATGTAGGTAAGGAGGAAAGAGTACTTTTAATAAGAGTTACCTTACCCTCCTTAGATAGATACAACCTCTTCCACCCTGCTAATCTCCtttccatcttctccaaaataggattccaaattgaCAACTCCTTAAATTTTGCTCCTAACGGTAGCCCCATATATCTCAATGGAAAAGAGGATTGCCTACAACCCAACATCCCCACCAGAACATCCATATTGTGCACCACCCCTATAGGAACCAACTCAGATTTTCCCAAGTTAATCCTTAAACTTGAGACCTCCTCAAATCTAGCCAGAATTGCTCTCAAACTAGCTATTTGCGTAGGatcagcatcacaaaaaataagagtGTCATCAGCAAATAAAAGATGAGACACCATCACCGAGTTACCAGCCGTATTACCTACAGAGAAGCCTAAGAACTGACTAGTAGTAGCAGCCACATCCAACATACGACTCAAACCCTCCATAACAATATCAAATAGAAATGGAGACAAGGGGTCCCCTTGCCGAATCCCCCTAgaactaccaaaaaaattagaaggaCTACCATTGATCAGAATGGAGAATTTAACGGTAGAGATGCAACACATtatccattttctccatttctctGAAACCCATAGCGCTGAAGCATATACATTAAAAAACCCCAACTCACATGGTCATATGCCTTCTCCACATCCAACTTACACAACACTCCTAGAACACCTGACTTCAATCTACTATCAATACATTCTGAAGCAATTAAAAAAGAGTTCAATATCTATCTACCTTTCACAAATGCATTTTGAGAATCTGAAATAAGCCCATATGCCACCCTTCTAAGACGATTGGCTAACACCTTAGAAATAATCTTATATCCCACCAACTAAGCTAATAGGTGAAAATCCTTAATCTGCACAACTTCCACCTTTTTAGGAATAAGTGCAAGGAAAGAAGCATTAAGACTCTTCtcaaacacagcctaagtatgaaaattttgaaacactaCCAtaatttcagccttcaaaataCACCAGCAAGACTAAAAAAACGCCATAGAAAAGCCATCCGAGCCAGGCGCCTTATCACCCTTAAAATCACTAATCACCCCCAAACACCTCTTCCTCATCAAATGGCCTATCTAGCCAAAGTGCATCTTCCTTCGAGATACAAGAGAACTCCACATCATCTAATAAAGGTCTATGAGCCACAGTTTCAACATATAGCTACctataaaaatgagaaatacAACCTGCTATAGCCTCCGGATCTTAAGACAATTCTCCATCCACCAAAAGCCGATCAATGGAATTAAATCTTCTGTGAGAGTTAGCTATATGATGAAAGAATCTAGTATTCCTGTCTCCTTCTCTAATATAAAGGACTTTAGACTTATGCCTCCAATAGATTTCCTCCATCAAAGTAACTTTTTCTAATTCACCTCGAACTAACTCCAACCTTTCCTCCTCCAATAAAGCTCGACTATCCTCAATCATCTCTAAATCACTAAGCTCTTGCCATAATTTTCTCATCCGATCTTCAACATTTCCAAAAACCTCCACATTCCATTTcttcaaatcatttttcaaGAGCTTCAATTTATTGGCCAAAACAAAACTCAAAGCTCCTAGGACATTATAAGATTCCCACCAAGATCGCACCCTCTCAATGAAACCCTCATCTTtaagccacatattctcaaatctAAACGGCCTCCTATCTCTCTGAAAGGAACCACCCTCAAGAACAATCGGGAAGTGATCAGATAACAGCCTAGGCAAGTGTTGTCGAGAGACAGATGGAAACTTATCCTCCCAATctgcagaaaacaaaaatctatcGAGCCTAGCCTTCGAAGCAACTTCACAAGTTAGACCAAGTGAAAGATCCCCCTTGAAGCAGAACATCAATGAAGCCTtgctcaaaaataaaattggaaaactCCCGCATAGCAGCAATAAAAGAGGTAGAACCAGAACGCTTGGAAGGAAACCTTACCACATTAAAGTCACCACCCACACACCATGGAACATTCCACCAACTGTTTAAACCAAATAATTCCTCCCATAAGAATCTTCTATCTCTCACAGAATTAGGACCATAAACGCTAGTAAACGTCCAGACAAACTGATCTGACACACTTGTAAATCTACAAGAAACCGAAAACTGCCCTATAGCTTCCTCCACTTTATTCACAACCCGTGTATCCCACATCAATAGCACCCCTCCAGAAGCTCCATAAAAGCCTAGATAAGACCAATCAACATGTTGACCCCTCCACAAACTGCGAATCACAGCTCTAGTTATCAACTCCATTTTAGTTTCTCGAAGACAAATAACATCTGGCCCCCATCTCCTGACCATATTACAAACCCGAAGCCTTTTATCCCTATCATTTAGCCCTCTAACATTCCAAGAAATAATCTTCAAATTCATTAATGAACCACCACAGCCCGCTCCTTACTTACATTCCTTGATTTCGTTGAACCAACCTTGACATTCATAGAGGTCAATAAATTTTTCAACTCCCGCTGACCTTTCTGCCTCGACTTGCCGTGCTTCATTTGATCATCTACTGCCTTaagctttttattcttttccctGGCCTCTATAGCTAGCAGCAATCTCGTAATCTGCTCCTCAAAACCTTCCAAAGAAGTGCCCATTGATTTTCTAAAAGCCTTAATCCGATTTGTTacccattgtgataaattaTTACCATTAACCGACTCCTTACACCCAACCCCCAGCTCAGAACTACACTCCAACTCCAAAGGAACTTCTGTGGCCAAAAGTACCACAACTAAAGGCTTTCCACTACACTCCCAAGTCATCTACCTCTCATCAAAATCCTACATCTCCTCCTCTGCCTCATTATCAATAGAGAAAGAATCAACTAACCCATCACAGTCCTCTGCCCAGCTAACCATCTGACCGTCATTGATAAAAGAATCATTACCTGTTACAGTTTCTACATCAGTGACTGACCAATCCGACACACTCTCTAGAGATCGATATAGAGATAGCGAAATCAGTATTTGTCGACCATCCGCAATTGTAGCATCCACTCTTTGGAATTACCCCATGATTTGTCCAAATCATTGTCCAATTCCCTAATAGTGGGAGAAGAACTAAATACTACCTCACAATCAGAAGCCCCATGCACCGTCGCCCTTACCTCCAAACCCAATAATTCATCATCCTTATCCTTTGTTGCCATCGGAGATGACGACTTCTCCACCAGTTTTTCTATCGGGTCCCCTGAAGACAACACCTTCATCCCCGCTGGCTCCAACGAAGGACATATCGGAGCTAACGGTGATGAACCCAGCTCGCATGTAGCCTGGACCACTTCTGCTATCAATATCGGCAAGGTGGGGGACTAGGCAAGCCAGCTCGAGCTCACTTGGACGCTAGACCCACTCTCGCTAGGACTTTCCGTGTCGATATAGAAGAAATCGAGCCCAAGGTGACCATTGGAGCCATCGCTGTCGTCCTTGGTGGTAGAGAATTAAACATCGAGCTCACGGGGAACACCTTAGCACTCGCACCATTCGAGATTGAGCTCGGGCCTGAGGTGCTTGACTCTAACTTACCATCCTCAACAATTAGGCCTGTAATACCTGTGCTGGGTTTATTTTGGGAATGCTTGGAGCAAGCCTCTgccttaaaaataaaagggcTAGGCAATAGTGGGCCTGAGCAACTCTTAACATTACCCAACCAAGGTGCATGGGCTTCAAAAGGCTCATTGTCCATTCCCTTAATAACAACCTGGGCAGAATTGTTCTCACATGCCACCCACTTTACATCTTGCTTATCACCCCTATAACGTTGCCAAGACACCTGCCTCTTACCAAATTCATTTACTTCCACAATCAAACATTTCCCTAACCAGCTAGACCTCCTAATTTGATGCTCCCTACCAAAATCAACatctttcaaattcaaattattcaatctgaatttattttgtttcggGATTTTCTCCTTAAACTTAGCATCTCAAACATTAATACCACGGTGACTCCTTTCCACACCACTCACGGCAATCGGTATAGCATTATTAGCCGGAACTTCAAAAGCCACCACCTGAATCCCAACTTTGTCTCTCGAAGGCGGCGTTGTGTTCTCCACTACTTGAATCTTCTCTGTCTCTCTAATGGAGAGCTGGTGCAAATGCTTCCTTACTTGTATAGACACTTTAACCGTTTCAACAAAGGACCGAGAAGGGTGAATCTCTGAACCCAACTTAGACTTGTACGGTAAAGCTTTTGGACCACCTAACGCATAATGAGAAGGTTCCAACATTCTCCTTAATTCAATCCCAAAGGCCCTCCAACCTTGTTGTGCCTTGCCTGCAGGAATAATGATCAATCTTCTCATCCCGCCAACTTTTAACTCTGTTACTAACAAATATTGCCCAAACGAGTTAGAACCCCATTGCACTGTGTATGCGGTGTCTCCTTCCTTGAGCGTGAAGAAATGTTTGGGGTTGACCCCAATCACCGTGTGTTCCAAGCTTTGCATTAGCCAACGTGTTGCATTCCTACCCATAAAAACTGATTGCATGAAATACTTCCCTTGTTCAAAAATCTTAAGGGAGAAAAAGTTCCCCCCTTCCTCAACCACCAATTGAAACAACTTCGGTTCaataaaaaaactgcaaaatcCACCTATATcgatccaaaacaaaaacaaaaattaactgGGAACAATATTTTTGACTAATTTGAGGTAGCCGGGCCTCTCTAATGGATCATACTGAAGATTTTCTTGACAtggctagagagagagagagagagttagaatTGACTAATTACATTGAAGGAAATTGGTATAATTGACAACTAAGTTGCTCTTTTAGAGCTTGATGTAGATGGTGACAATGAGAGAGGAATTCTAGGAAGCatggacaaaaaataaaatccttttttttaagggaggattttttgtgattagggagctaaaaaataaaatccttttttgtttagtatgacaaataaaatttttcaagcaAACCAACAAAACCGATAGCTAAGCCATTAGATCCGTTAGTGCTAGAGGAACAGTGGATTCAACAACCACTAGACTGCCAACACAAGTGGCTAGAACGATGGCTTTGGTTATTGAACATCTGACACTTATCGACAAAAACGGTGTCTCCAATGGCTAGACCCTTGACACCAATTGTCAGAGTAGCGGCTTTGACTGCTTAACTAGCTGCCTAATCTACTGGACCGGTGACCTAGCTACCATATAGGGTGAGAGAAGcctttgtgtttttgtaaaatattttaccaaaattttaaaggtaaaacattttacaactttttataaagCATTTTTCagtcaacaaaaaatatttttcaagtttaatcTTTGACCACATTTTACCTGCAAACAAACAtctaaaaatgagaaaacatttttcaaaaaaatattttacttcaaaacaaaaagaGCGTTACACATG of Quercus lobata isolate SW786 chromosome 8, ValleyOak3.0 Primary Assembly, whole genome shotgun sequence contains these proteins:
- the LOC115958113 gene encoding NADH kinase isoform X2, which translates into the protein MPKKRLLLLLKPFDLRQTNAHSQITNPQMLHHLENRRKEHMNTIKFCQNILQQKPVDWEPILRNNLSQPICNVDLVITVGGDGTLLQASHFMDDSVPVVGVNSDPTQIEEVEQFSNEFDANRSTGHLCAATVNNFQQVLDDILEGRKVPSKLSRISVHVKSQLLSTYALNDILIAHPCPATLSRFSFKIKRENQPFSPLVNCRSSGLRVSTASGSTAAMLSAGGFPMPILSQDLQYMVREPISPGAASSLVHGLIKSDQYIETTWFSKEGMIYIDGSHVCYSVQNGDTIEISSKAPILKVFLPHQLLSQNYTQKHELHLQD
- the LOC115958113 gene encoding NADH kinase isoform X1 encodes the protein MPKKRLLLLLKPFDLRQTNAHSQITNPQTLQMLHHLENRRKEHMNTIKFCQNILQQKPVDWEPILRNNLSQPICNVDLVITVGGDGTLLQASHFMDDSVPVVGVNSDPTQIEEVEQFSNEFDANRSTGHLCAATVNNFQQVLDDILEGRKVPSKLSRISVHVKSQLLSTYALNDILIAHPCPATLSRFSFKIKRENQPFSPLVNCRSSGLRVSTASGSTAAMLSAGGFPMPILSQDLQYMVREPISPGAASSLVHGLIKSDQYIETTWFSKEGMIYIDGSHVCYSVQNGDTIEISSKAPILKVFLPHQLLSQNYTQKHELHLQD